One stretch of Bacteroidales bacterium DNA includes these proteins:
- a CDS encoding nitroreductase family protein codes for MNKLAKTKYGIHFLLESRWSPRSFREDRIETEKLQRILEAAQWSPSSMNEQPWRFIIGEKESETYDKIFDSLTDYNKRWAGKAPVLIVTLAKKNFSKNNKDNFHFLYDAGQSVAHLTFQAMHEGLYVHQMGGFHFEKIKGYFNIPEEYYIVTVVAVGYVGKPEILDDDIREREIADRNRKDLKEIIFTSQFGNPSEIIS; via the coding sequence ATGAATAAGTTAGCAAAGACAAAGTACGGAATCCACTTTCTTTTAGAAAGCCGCTGGAGTCCGCGTTCCTTTAGGGAAGACAGAATAGAAACTGAAAAACTTCAGCGGATTCTTGAAGCGGCACAATGGTCGCCATCATCGATGAATGAACAACCATGGCGTTTTATAATAGGCGAAAAAGAAAGTGAAACTTATGATAAAATTTTTGACAGCCTTACAGATTACAATAAACGCTGGGCAGGCAAAGCACCTGTTCTGATTGTTACTCTTGCGAAAAAGAATTTTTCAAAAAATAATAAAGATAATTTCCATTTCTTATACGATGCCGGACAATCCGTTGCACACCTGACTTTCCAGGCAATGCACGAAGGATTGTATGTGCATCAGATGGGTGGATTTCATTTCGAAAAAATAAAAGGATATTTTAATATACCTGAAGAATATTATATTGTAACCGTTGTTGCTGTTGGTTACGTAGGCAAGCCCGAAATACTCGATGATGATATTCGTGAAAGAGAAATTGCCGACAGGAACAGAAAAGATTTGAAAGAAATTATTTTTACTTCACAATTCGGAAATCCTAGTGAAATCATTAGTTAA